The following are encoded together in the uncultured Sphaerochaeta sp. genome:
- a CDS encoding P-II family nitrogen regulator: MKLLVFVLNNEAFLEEVMEAYVEAGITGSTILDSEGMGRFLTYEVPLFEGFKDFMKGNKPYNKTIFSVVHNEEVVQQAKKLVEEIVGSLDNPGTGIMFTLPVDWAAGLVREAEEV; this comes from the coding sequence ATGAAGCTATTGGTTTTCGTCTTGAATAACGAAGCGTTTCTGGAAGAGGTCATGGAAGCCTATGTAGAGGCTGGCATAACCGGTTCCACTATCCTTGACAGTGAGGGAATGGGACGTTTCCTTACCTATGAGGTCCCGCTCTTTGAAGGATTCAAAGATTTCATGAAGGGCAATAAACCCTACAACAAGACGATTTTCTCAGTAGTGCACAACGAAGAAGTGGTACAGCAAGCCAAGAAACTGGTCGAGGAGATTGTTGGAAGCCTGGATAATCCAGGAACCGGAATCATGTTCACGCTACCAGTGGATTGGGCCGCCGGTCTGGTAAGGGAAGCAGAAGAGGTGTAG
- the hisG gene encoding ATP phosphoribosyltransferase: MAEVVRIAIQRSGRLSEKSLQIIKNCGIKFGSDARVLKEEASNFPLEFLYVRDDDIPSYIRDGIADIGIVGRNEYDEQAIDLEVLRDLGFAKCRLSIAVPNDFVYQGLSSLEGKRVATSYPNILGGILEEKGVSASFVQVSGSVEITPAVGVADAICDLVSTGATLAMNGLREVESIYTSSAVMIGRKQMGSDVKQRILDRLMLRLDAVMKASSYKYIMFNLPEEHLEQVAHIIGGMKSPTVTPLMEKGWVSVQTVVAEDTFWEDFEQLKALGAQGILVTPIEKMTE; this comes from the coding sequence ATGGCTGAAGTAGTTAGAATTGCAATTCAAAGGAGCGGGAGACTGAGCGAAAAATCCCTACAGATCATCAAGAACTGTGGAATCAAGTTCGGTAGTGATGCACGTGTTTTGAAAGAGGAAGCTTCCAACTTCCCCTTGGAATTTCTCTATGTGAGAGATGATGATATCCCCTCATATATCCGCGATGGAATCGCCGATATTGGGATTGTGGGAAGAAATGAATATGACGAGCAGGCCATCGACCTGGAAGTCCTTAGAGACCTTGGATTTGCTAAGTGTCGACTGAGCATTGCAGTTCCCAATGACTTCGTCTACCAAGGGCTCTCCTCACTTGAAGGAAAGCGAGTGGCAACCAGCTACCCAAACATCCTTGGTGGAATTCTGGAAGAAAAGGGGGTTTCAGCCAGCTTTGTCCAGGTTTCCGGGTCTGTGGAAATAACTCCCGCTGTAGGTGTTGCAGATGCCATTTGTGATTTGGTTTCCACCGGGGCAACCTTGGCGATGAACGGACTAAGGGAAGTAGAGAGCATCTATACCTCCTCCGCTGTTATGATAGGGCGAAAGCAGATGGGTAGTGATGTAAAACAACGCATCCTTGATCGTCTGATGCTTCGCCTCGATGCAGTCATGAAGGCTTCTTCTTACAAGTACATCATGTTCAATCTTCCCGAGGAGCATCTGGAACAAGTTGCTCACATTATCGGTGGTATGAAGAGCCCTACTGTTACTCCATTGATGGAAAAGGGGTGGGTCTCTGTACAAACCGTTGTGGCAGAGGATACCTTTTGGGAGGACTTTGAGCAGCTCAAGGCCCTTGGTGCACAGGGGATACTCGTAACCCCGATTGAAAAGATGACAGAGTAG
- the hisD gene encoding histidinol dehydrogenase, whose translation MAFLQRYENPPDEQLNTLLTRNLDTTQSVTKQVSSILEAVKEEGDTALFRFASEFDGVTLTSLSVSKIEKNTAVAEVDDTLKRALRQAYDNIHSFHAAQMPTGEQVEVSSGISLSRKVVPLNRVGLYIPGGTAPLFSTVLMLAIPALVAGCPEVVLCTPPGKQGTIHPAILYAAELCNVKEIYAVGGAQAIAAMAYGTQSIKSVDKIFGPGNQYVTEAKVQVSSTTCAIDMPAGPSEVMVVASPSSNPAFVASDLLSQAEHGRDSQAMLVVQGEKREGNAFIDRVEVAIAKQLTELQRTTFLEQSLAGSRAFIVDDLAASAHIVNAYAPEHLIIDLGEAEDDALLEKVVNAGSVFLGPYSCESAGDYASGTNHTLPTNGWARSYSGVSTDSFIKKITVQKISKEGLAFLAPTLLCMAEKEQLGAHRNAVAVRLGGDR comes from the coding sequence ATGGCCTTTCTACAGCGGTATGAAAATCCACCGGATGAGCAGTTGAATACGTTGCTTACACGGAATCTGGATACTACACAGTCGGTAACCAAACAGGTTTCCTCTATACTGGAGGCAGTGAAGGAGGAAGGCGATACAGCCCTCTTTCGTTTTGCTTCAGAGTTTGATGGAGTTACCCTTACATCCCTTTCCGTATCCAAAATTGAGAAGAATACAGCAGTGGCAGAAGTGGATGATACCTTGAAGAGGGCTCTTCGCCAGGCCTATGACAATATCCACAGCTTCCATGCTGCGCAGATGCCCACTGGTGAGCAAGTAGAGGTTTCTTCAGGTATCTCTCTCTCCAGGAAGGTTGTTCCCCTGAATAGGGTTGGTCTCTATATCCCTGGTGGTACCGCACCGCTGTTCTCCACTGTCTTGATGTTGGCAATACCAGCCTTGGTGGCTGGGTGTCCAGAGGTGGTCCTCTGCACCCCTCCAGGGAAACAAGGAACGATTCATCCAGCGATTCTCTATGCAGCAGAGTTGTGCAATGTGAAGGAAATCTATGCAGTGGGAGGTGCTCAGGCTATTGCAGCCATGGCATATGGAACTCAGTCCATCAAATCAGTGGACAAAATCTTTGGACCAGGTAATCAGTATGTAACCGAGGCAAAAGTACAGGTAAGTAGTACTACCTGTGCCATTGATATGCCAGCAGGTCCGAGTGAGGTAATGGTCGTTGCCTCTCCTTCCTCCAACCCAGCTTTTGTAGCTAGTGACCTGCTCAGCCAGGCAGAACATGGAAGAGATAGTCAGGCGATGCTTGTTGTGCAGGGTGAAAAAAGAGAAGGGAATGCCTTTATCGATCGTGTGGAAGTAGCAATAGCCAAGCAACTTACCGAGTTACAGAGAACAACCTTTTTAGAGCAGAGTCTTGCCGGTTCCAGGGCTTTTATTGTGGATGATCTGGCAGCCTCTGCACACATTGTCAATGCATATGCCCCTGAACACCTGATCATCGATCTAGGAGAAGCGGAGGATGATGCATTGCTTGAAAAGGTGGTTAACGCAGGATCGGTGTTCCTTGGACCTTACTCCTGTGAGAGTGCAGGGGATTATGCAAGCGGCACAAATCACACTCTTCCCACCAATGGATGGGCACGTTCGTACAGCGGGGTGAGTACTGATTCATTCATCAAGAAAATTACCGTTCAGAAAATCAGCAAGGAAGGCCTTGCCTTTCTTGCACCAACCCTGCTCTGTATGGCAGAAAAGGAGCAGCTGGGAGCTCACCGAAATGCGGTTGCAGTCCGATTAGGAGGAGATAGATGA
- a CDS encoding flavodoxin family protein, translating to MHILVIYDSMYGNTEKIAQAIGTTTGATVLQVNQVKDEHLTGNDILIVGSPTQAFQPLQPIKTFLKDLPAGSLKGVKVASFDTRADLEEVGSKLLSFLVKLFGYAAESMQAKLVRKGGEELVSPAGFFVHGKEGPLKEGEVERAIQWAKQMLP from the coding sequence ATGCATATTCTAGTAATTTATGATTCCATGTATGGGAATACAGAGAAAATTGCTCAAGCAATCGGCACTACAACTGGAGCAACGGTTCTTCAAGTAAATCAGGTAAAGGATGAACATCTTACAGGCAATGATATACTGATTGTCGGCTCCCCAACACAAGCCTTCCAACCCCTGCAACCTATAAAGACCTTCCTGAAAGATCTTCCTGCAGGGTCACTGAAGGGCGTCAAGGTTGCATCCTTCGACACCCGAGCAGATTTGGAGGAGGTAGGCAGCAAGCTGTTGAGTTTTCTGGTAAAGCTGTTTGGGTATGCAGCTGAGTCGATGCAAGCAAAACTGGTAAGGAAGGGAGGCGAAGAATTGGTCTCTCCTGCTGGGTTTTTTGTACATGGCAAGGAAGGCCCTCTCAAGGAGGGTGAAGTTGAACGTGCCATCCAGTGGGCCAAGCAGATGCTTCCATGA
- the hisC gene encoding histidinol-phosphate transaminase — protein MRELLRKNIANLTPYSCARNDFTGEAEVYLDANENWQDFVEKTDANRYPDPLSVAVRKKVEEVLGLPFSKTVLGNGSDELIDNLLRCFCEPGKDSILLMPPTYGAYKVFADINDIRISTVPLTPDFQIDYPSLVDFLQREKENRKGEGRLKVLFICSPNNPSGNAFPLSEVRKVCELFDGITVVDEAYYDFSDKKSAVELLDSYSNLVVLRTLSKCWALASARVGIAVADEEMVSVFRSMKYPYNLGTPSQELALKALGNAGEVERGLSLIKDERARLEEELKTLACVQTVFPSDANFFLVRVTDALSIYHYLAGLGIIVRNRCKELHCGNCLRVTIGSRKENDRLLAALAAYKER, from the coding sequence ATGAGAGAGTTGCTGAGGAAGAATATCGCTAATTTAACCCCATACAGTTGTGCGCGTAATGATTTTACCGGAGAAGCCGAGGTCTATCTTGATGCGAACGAGAATTGGCAGGATTTTGTCGAGAAAACAGATGCCAACCGCTATCCAGACCCTCTTTCGGTTGCCGTGCGCAAAAAGGTCGAAGAGGTGCTTGGCCTCCCTTTTTCGAAGACTGTTTTGGGTAATGGCAGTGATGAGTTGATTGACAATCTGTTACGTTGTTTCTGTGAACCAGGAAAGGACTCAATCTTGCTCATGCCCCCTACCTATGGTGCATACAAGGTCTTTGCAGACATCAATGATATACGGATCTCCACTGTTCCACTGACACCTGATTTCCAGATTGACTATCCTTCTCTTGTGGACTTCTTGCAAAGAGAGAAGGAGAATAGAAAAGGGGAGGGAAGACTTAAGGTGCTCTTTATCTGCAGCCCAAACAACCCCAGTGGAAATGCATTCCCCCTCAGCGAGGTGAGGAAGGTGTGTGAACTTTTTGATGGCATTACCGTAGTTGATGAAGCCTATTATGATTTCAGTGATAAGAAGAGCGCGGTCGAGTTGTTGGACTCCTATTCTAACCTGGTTGTGCTCAGAACCCTCTCCAAATGTTGGGCTCTTGCCAGTGCTAGGGTTGGAATTGCTGTGGCTGACGAAGAGATGGTATCCGTTTTCAGAAGTATGAAGTACCCCTATAACCTAGGAACTCCGAGTCAGGAGTTGGCACTCAAGGCTCTTGGCAATGCTGGTGAGGTAGAGAGAGGACTTAGTCTTATCAAGGATGAGAGGGCACGCTTGGAAGAGGAGTTGAAAACGCTTGCATGTGTGCAGACTGTATTCCCCAGTGATGCAAACTTCTTTCTTGTTCGTGTGACTGATGCTCTTTCAATCTACCACTATCTTGCTGGGCTGGGTATCATTGTGCGTAATCGATGTAAAGAGCTGCATTGTGGAAACTGCCTGAGAGTTACCATAGGAAGCAGAAAAGAGAATGACAGACTGCTGGCAGCATTGGCTGCATACAAGGAGCGCTAA